A window from Bubalus kerabau isolate K-KA32 ecotype Philippines breed swamp buffalo chromosome 5, PCC_UOA_SB_1v2, whole genome shotgun sequence encodes these proteins:
- the LOC129653630 gene encoding pregnancy-associated glycoprotein 1-like yields the protein MLRTQTSLSTWMQDRSMKWLVVLGLVAFSESIVKIPLRRVKPMRKTLSGKNMLNNFLKEHAYRLSQISFRGSNLTSHPLRNIKDLVYLANITIGTPPQEFQVFLDTGSSDLWVPSDFCTSPACSKHIRFRHLQSSTFRLTNKTFSITYGSGRMKGVVAHDTVRIGDLISTDQPFGLSVEEYGFENIPFDGILGLNYPEISLSGEIPIFDKLKNQGAISEPVFAFYLSKDEQEGSVVMFGGVDHRYYKGELNWVPLIRSGNWIIHMHSISIERKVIACSGGCMAFVDTGTAFIEGPKPLVDNMQKLIGAKPSRSKHYVSCSAVNTLPSIIFTINGIKYPVPGRAYILKDYRGRCYTTFQESPLSPPTEFWILGDVFLRQYFSVYDRGNDRIGLARAV from the exons ATGCTAAGAACCCAAACTTCCCTGAGTACTTGGATGCAGGATAGAAGCATGAAGTGGCTTGTGGTCCTTGGGCTGGTGGCCTTCTCAGAGAGCATAGTAAA AATACCTCTAAGGAGAGTGAAGCCCATGAGAAAAACCCTCAGTGGAAAAAACATGCTGAACAATTTCCTGAAGGAGCATGCTTACAGACTGTCCCAGATTTCTTTTCGTGGCTCAAATCTAACTAGTCACCCACTGAGAAACATCAAGGAT TTGGTCTACCTGGCTAATATCACCATTGGAACACCCCCTCAGGAGTTCCAGGTTTTCCTTGACACAGGCTCATCTGACTTGTGGGTGCCTTCTGACTTTTGCACCAGCCCAGCCTGTT CTAAACACATTAGATTCAGACATCTTCAGTCTTCCACCTTCCGGCTTACCAATAAGACCTTCAGCATCACCTATGGATCTGGGAGAATGAAAGGAGTTGTTGCTCATGACACAGTTCGG ATTGGGGACCTTATAAGCACTGACCAGCCGTTCGGTTTAAGCGTGGAGGAATATGGGTTTGAGAATATACCTTTTGATGGCATCTTGGGCTTGAACTACCCCGAAATATCCCTTTCTGGGGAAATCCCCATCTTTGACAAGCTGAAGAATCAAGGTgccatttctgagcctgtttttgcCTTCTACTTGAGCAA AGATGAGCAGGAGGGCAGTGTGGTGATGTTTGGTGGGGTGGACCACCGCTACTACAAGGGAGAGCTCAACTGGGTACCATTGATCCGATCAGGCAACTGGATTATACACATGCACAG CATCTCCATTGAAAGAAAGGTTATTGCTTGTTCTGGAGGCTGCATGGCCTTTGTTGACACTGGGACAGCATTCATCGAAGGCCCAAAACCACTGGTCGATAACATGCAGAAGCTCATTGGGGCCAAGCCATCGCGTTCCAAG CACTATGTTTCATGTTCTGCGGTCAATACACTGCCCTCTATTATCTTCACCATCAATGGCATCAAGTACCCAGTGCCAGGTCGAGCCTACATCCTCAAG GATTATAGAGGTCGCTGCTATACCACCTTTCAAGAGAGCCCATTGAGTCCACCTACAGAGTTCTGGATCCTGGGTGACGTCTTCCTGAGGCAGTACTTCTCGGTTTATGATCGAGGAAATGACAGGATTGGCCTGGCAAGGGCAGTATAA